Proteins from one Drosophila gunungcola strain Sukarami chromosome 3R, Dgunungcola_SK_2, whole genome shotgun sequence genomic window:
- the LOC128252914 gene encoding diacylglycerol kinase eta isoform X8, protein MEDWLGSLKTATAPQRPRGDSFLIEQHDILSNHHHWYATSHARPTYCNVCRDALSGVTSHGLSCEVCKCKVHKRCAAKSIANCKWTTLASVGKDIIEQADGIIMPHQWMEGNLPVSSMCAVCKKTCGSVLRLQDWRCLWCRATVHVACRPQMAVACPIGPAKLSVVPPTSVHSISTDDAWDVASPKGNFSPLLVFVNSKSGDNQGVKFLRRFKQLLNPAQVFDLISTGPSLGLRLFRHFEMFRILVCSGDGSVGWVLSEIDRFNMHKQCQVAVMPLGTGNDLARVLGWGSSCDDDTHLPQILERYESASTKMLDRWSIMVFEKAIPVPKTPKMSISTEQEAMLTGMVTSANHHLRFIVETNDTQTLISSTRNLCDTVDDLVCRISEHHKEDEQLAVKCDILKQKLNMLLDALQEEEIGAHSGDDLIATIRSLISRSIPLTPGSSASLLNPNISIEKTEKDQINTKERRNSRSLRSSEKEALQCRANSVKRAIYNVVEHSEPGRPKRYQRKLSITPFEALKLPTNTSGESTPCTSPLPIIPPINIISPTMETSRLTCISPLPDTRRDSVDESFFNSINLPAPRQFADSRRSSGVEVIQEIEEGVNGETIYRRSRMSLTGGANIDDAGNRLSPSGDGGGNTPTERKVDFLRVPIHTGEPIVDPLSDYRPHEVFERTYYMTREMDKDKDKDKDKEKEKEKDENVENGMKDKCVEKEDSMPTEKLVHTCNLQVPGVVVTPNSQNVYTSASITIIDTDAQTITEQSSSDDLGGEASDVLSAISNEECSVASEIFDKHDAGQTVGDIIQNMDASNFTHIDSPETSDETEAMPGESIMDDISSVLGHDITYALQDNTLTDDTTTLCSENAGPPKPPRKKSLGALSRAHPHPRRRNSSPPRIARLARMDSDDNPQQFGFENIVFEIDNRCDDQKMREPPRFCSLAQFVEGNDIARQSFKRPKKRISLKKPNPTTTTEIVSQQQLMLEQQRSGDHNCDDPDAQQTPTNNVASSLATTSEDELSTQTAIKIEIQDVDAAVRNVNSSMKVNTILTTSTSPTKKSGHGQDVKRITFDESCKKESFDDVNPNYPQISVVVRPPTPLRGDSVKPTVTLLPGSSGGATAVSMACSGMLGVRAMNASEIRRHSSHAPGLAVREFDKDKDRRHSGFNPNQLALDPEHARFLSSSPAASRRISCGSLFKPNEALPNLQTLKGSKSSLFMGSTLFGFDHFAAGDKDKEERAGKEKEKTPTEETNRKLPIINPLVRLPNWPNLANGGGFISKCLLANADTLCAAVSPLMDPDETLLAGYHEKCVMNNYFGIGIDAKISLDFHNKREEHPEKCRSRARNYMWYGVLGSKQLLQKTCKNLEQRVQLECDGQRIPLPELQGIVILNIPSFMGGTNFWGSSKKDDIFLPPSFDDRVLEVVAVFGSVQMAASRLINLQHHRIAQCQSVQINILGDEEIPIQVDGEAWLQPPGMIRILHKNRVQMLCRNRSLELSLKSWQEKQRQHSISIQRDASSTASEHAISTDEVISERECYVLLNFIEAVSSLVKWVKFLIISHPALQHDLYEVACRASEALESIHPQGKLLEGPSLRTKLVEVIDSSRQLYDDACTLLRDRGHSLILREDLETKLSAALANMEMELKKCSVQKCIDGKLRAYFNVLAPNEEPDGRRKSRPFWVRLRSGSTAGQQAFKPPLTNTREAANNWSVNEVVTWLETMQLSEYVDSFLKNDIRGKELLTLGRRDLKDLGVVKVGHVKRILQAIKDLSEN, encoded by the exons ATGGAGGACTGGCTGGGCAGCCTGAAGACGGCCACGGCGCCGCAGAGGCCGCGCGGCGACAGCTTCCTGATCGAGCAGCACGACATCCTGTCCAACCACCACCACTGGTACGCCACCTCCCACGCCCGCCCCACCTACTGCAATGTGTGCCGGGACGCCCTGTCCGGCGTGACATCGCACGGACTCAGCTGCGAGGTGTGCAAGTGCAAGGTGCACAAGCGGTGCGCGGCCAAGTCGATCGCCAACTGCAAGTGGACAACGCTGGCGAGTGTGGGCAAGGACATCATCGAGCAGGCGGATGGAATCATCATGCCGCACCAGTGGATGGAGGGCAACCTGCCGGTGTCCTCCATGTGCGCCGTCTGCAAGAAGACCTGCGGATCGGTGCTGAGGCTCCAGGACTGGCGGTGCCTCTGGTGTCGAGCCACAGTCCACGTGGCTTGTCGCCCCCAGATGGCGGTGGCCTGTCCAATCGGACCCGCCAAGCTGTCCGTCGTTCCCCCCACCAGTGTCCACTCGATCAGCACCGACGACGCCTGGGATGTGGCCAGTCCCAAGGGCAACTTCTCACCCCTGCTGGTCTTCGTGAACTCCAAGTCCGGGGATAATCAGGGAGTAAAGTTTTTGCGGCGCTTCAAGCAGTTGCTGAACCCAGCCCAGGTCTTCGATCTCATCTCCACGGGTCCGAGCCTGGGATTGAGGCTCTTCAGGCACTTCGAGATGTTCCGCATTTTGGTCTGCTCGGGTGACGGATCCGTGGGCTGGGTGCTCAGCGAAATCGATCGCTTTAACATGCAT AAACAATGTCAGGTGGCCGTGATGCCATTGGGCACTGGCAACGATCTGGCCAGGGTTTTAGGATGGGGCTCTAGCTGCGACGACGACACCCACCTGCCGCAGATCCTGGAGCGCTACGAGTCGGCCAGCACCAAGATGCTGGACCGCTGGAGCATCATGGTCTTTGAAAAGGCCATACCCGTGCCTAAAACGCCGAAGATGTCGATCAGCACTGAGCAGGAGGCGATGCTCACTGGCATGGTGACTTCGGCCAACCACCACTTGCGCTTCATAGTGGAAACCAATGACACCCAGACCCTAATCAGCTCCACGCGAAATCTCTGCGACACCGTTGACGATTTGGTGTGTCGCATCTCGGAACACCACAAAGAAGATGAACAGCTGGCCGTGAAGTGCGATATCCTCAAGCAGAAACTGAACATGCTGCTGGACGCACTGCAGGAGGAGGAGATCGGCGCCCACAGCGGCGACGATTTGATAGCCACCATCAGGAGTCTTATTTCAAGAAGTATTCCGCTGACACCAGGATCCAGTGCCTCTCTGCT TAACCCGAACATATCAATTGAAAAGACGGAGAAAGACCAAATTAACACAAAGGAGCGCAGGAACAGTCGGTCGCTTCGCTCCAGCGAGAAGGAGGCGCTCCAGTGTCGTGCCAACAGTGTCAAGCGGGCCATCTACAATGTTGTGGAGCACTCGGAGCCGGGGCGTCCCAAACGCTACCAGCGCAAGCTCTCGATCACGCCATTTGAGGCACTGAAGCTACCCACTAACACTTCCGGGGAATCAACGCCCTGCACCTCTCCTTTGCCAATAATCCCACCCATCAACATTATCTCCCCCACCATGGAAACCTCTCGACTTACCTGCATATCTCCGCTGCCCGATACACGACGGGATTCCGTGGACGAGAGCTTCTTTAACAGTATCAATCTGCCGGCTCCGCGTCAATTTGCGGATAGCCGCAGGAGCTCTGGAGTGGAGGTGATCCAGGAGATCGAGGAGGGTGTCAATGGGGAGACCATATACCGAAGGAGTCGCATGTCCCTGACTGGTGGAGCCAATATCGATGATGCTGGTAATCGTCTGTCACCCAGCGGTGATGGTGGCGGTAACACGCCCACCGAACGCAAAGTGGACTTCCTGCGGGTTCCCATACACACGGGTGAGCCGATCGTAGACCCCCTATCCGACTATCGGCCGCACGAGGTCTTCGAACGTACCTACTATATGACCCGTGAAATGGACaaagacaaggacaaggacaaggacaaggaaaaggagaaggagaaagacgaaaatgtggaaaatggCATGAAGGACAAGTGTGTGGAAAAGGAGGACAGCATGCCCACCGAGAAACTGGTACACACTTGTAACCTGCAGGTACCCGGCGTTGTCGTTACCCCCAACTCCCAAAATGTTTACACAAGCGCCAGTATAACAATCATTGATACCGATGCACAGACCATCACC GAGCAATCCTCCTCTGACGATCTGGGTGGCGAGGCCAGCGACGTTCTTTCGGCCATTAGCAATGAAGAGTGCAGCGTGGCTTCCGAAATATTCGACAAGCACGACGCCGGACAAACCGTGGGTGATATTATCCAG AACATGGATGCCAGCAACTTCACCCACATCGACTCTCCGGAGACAAGTGATGAGACGGAGGCCATGCCCGGCGAGAGCATCATGGACGACATTAGCTCTGTACTAGGCCACGACATAACCTATGCCCTGCAGGATAATACCCTGACCGACGACACAACCACTCTCTGCTCGGAGAACGCGGGGCCACCGAAACCCCCCCGCAAAAAGTCGTTAGGCGCCTTGAGCCGGGCCCACCCCCATCCGCGAAGGCGTAACTCCTCTCCGCCGAGAATCGCGCGATTGGCGCGTATGGATAGCGATGACAATCCGCAGCAGTTCGGATTCGAAAATATCGTTTTCGAGATTGACAATCGATGTGACGACCAAAAAATGCGGGAACCACCGCGCTTCTGTAGTCTGGCGCAGTTCGTTGAAGGTAACGATATAGCGCGACAGAGCTTCAAG CGTCCCAAAAAGCGTATCTCACTAAAAAAACCCAATCCCACTACAACCACTGAAATCGTATCTCAACAGCAGCTAATGCTAGAACAACAACGAAGCGGCGACCACAATTGTGATGACCCTGACGCCCAACAAACGCCAACGAATAATGTGGCCAGTTCACTGGCCACCACCAGCGAGGACGAGCTGTCCACGCAGACGGCCatcaaaattgaaatacaaGACGTTGATGCCGCTGTGCGCAACGTCAACAGCAGCATGAAGGTGAATACGATCTTGACCACGTCGACATCGCCCACGAAGAAATCGGGCCATGGACAAGATGTAAAGCGCATTACTTTTGATGAGTCGTGTAAGAAAGAATCCTTTGATGATGTAAATCCCAACTATCCACAGATAAGTGTTGTTGTGAGGCCGCCGACGCCGTTGCGCGGCGACTCCGTGAAGCCCACGGTTACGCTCCTGCCGGGCTCCTCCGGCGGAGCAACGGCCGTGTCCATGGCCTGCTCCGGAATGCTGGGCGTGCGAGCCATGAACGCCTCAGAAATCAGGCGCCACTCCAGCCACGCCCCTGGGCTGGCAGTCCGCGAGTTCGACAAGGACAAGGATCGCCGACACTCGGGCTTTAATCCCAACCAGCTGGCGCTGGACCCGGAGCACGCCCGCTTCCTCAGCAGCTCGCCGGCCGCCAGTCGCAGGATCAGCTGCGGCAGCCTCTTCAAG CCGAACGAAGCACTTCCGAATCTGCAGACCCTCAAGGGTTCCAAGTCGAGCTTGTTCATGGGCTCAACTCTATTCGGCTTCGATCACTTCGCTGCCggggacaaggacaaggaggaGAGGGCCGgcaaggagaaggagaagacGCCCACCGAGGAGACCAATCGCAAGTTGCCCATAATCAATCCATTGGTGCGACTGCCCAACTGGCCAA ACCTTGCCAATGGCGGTGGCTTCATATCGAAATGTCTTCTGGCCAATGCCGATACCCTCTGCGCCGCTGTCAGCCCTCTAATGGATCCGGATGAGACACTCCTGGCCGGTTACCACGAGAAGTGTGTTATGAACAACTACTTTGGCATCGGAATCGATGCCAAGATCTCGCTGGACTTTCACAACAAGCGGGAGGAGCACCCAGAGAAGTGTCGCTCCCGAGCCCGCAACTACATGTGGTATGGTGTACTGGGATCCAAGCAGCTGTTGCAGAAGACCTGCAAGAATCTGGAGCAACGCGTGCAGCTGGAGTGCGATGGCCAGAGAATTCCGCTGCCGGAACTCCAGGGGATCGTCATCCTTAACATACCCAGCTTCATGGGCGGCACTAATTTCTGGGGCAGCAGTAAGAAGGACGACATATTCCTGCCGCCCAGCTTTGATGACAGAGTCCTCGAGGTGGTGGCTGTCTTTGGATCCGTGCAGATGGCCGCCTCGCGGCTGATCAACCTGCAGCATCATCGGATTGCCCAGTGTCAGAGCGTGCAGATCAACATCCTGGGCGACGAGGAGATACCCATCCAGGTAGACGGCGAGGCTTGGCTGCAGCCCCCGGGAATGATCCGCATCCTGCACAAGAACCGAGTCCAGATGTTGTGCAGGAACAGGAGTCTGGAGCTCTCACTGAAGAGCTGGCAGGAGAAGCAGCGCCAGCACAGTATATCCATCCAAAGGGATGCATCCTCCACAGCCTCGGAACATGCCATATCCACGGACGAGGTGATCTCCGAACGCGAATGCTACGTGCTCCTTAACTTCATCGAAGCCGTAAGCTCGTTGGTCAAGTGGGTCAAGTTCCTCATCATTTCGCATCCGGCCCTGCAACACGATCTCTACGAGGTGGCCTGTCGGGCCAGTGAAGCCCTGGAGTCCATCCACCCGCAGGGCAAGCTGCTCGAAGGACCCTCACTGCGCACCAAGTTGGTGGAGGTCATCGACTCCTCTCGCCAGCTGTACGACGATGCGTGCACCCTGCTGCGCGATCGGGGCCATAGTTTGATCCTCCGCGAGGATCTGGAGACCAAGCTCAGCGCTGCGTTGGCCAACATGGAGATGGAGCTCAAAAAGTGCTCCGTGCAAAAGTGCATCGACGGCAAGCTGCGGGCCTACTTCAATGTCTTGGCGCCAAACGAAGAG CCCGATGGCCGCCGGAAGTCTCGACCCTTCTGGGTGCGTTTGCGTTCCGGCTCGACCGCCGGCCAGCAGGCCTTTAAGCCACCTTTGACCAACACCCGCGAGGCAGCCAACAACTGGAGCGTCAACGAGGTGGTCACCTGGCTGGAAACGATGCAACTCTCCGAGTATGTGGACAGCTTCCTGAAGAACGACATTCGCGGTAAGGAGCTGCTCACTCTGGGAAGGCGTGACCTTAAGGATCTGGGCGTGGTCAAGGTGGGCCATGTCAAGCGTATACTGCAGGCCATCAAGGACCTCAGCGAGAACTAG